The Bos taurus isolate L1 Dominette 01449 registration number 42190680 breed Hereford chromosome 18, ARS-UCD2.0, whole genome shotgun sequence genome has a window encoding:
- the LYPD4 gene encoding ly6/PLAUR domain-containing protein 4 isoform X2 yields MRSFVLRPELHRPASGAFGGQDLAFHYVANGVSSDHYFNPFSLRILFQSFLVVSGLYSDCWGLWFCIPGRYSGQKSVAEVTSIWTAVQGSSTRQNWKGAEALLCYEATSSLFRAVGLHRWQWFLLRSMVCKLNEGCEETLVFIEAGTRKGILGFKGCSPASSYPPQVSYLVSPPGLSIASYSRVCRTYLCNNLTNMNAILHLKARTPKTLKSSSHSCPTCVGEHSKSCLPNFVSSESCPRDATKCYSSTVKVQAGFLNTTFLLMGCAREHTSVFAHFHHIGSIRVTEVINIVEKALFTGAGTPCRSPSWGILLGLLFAFKG; encoded by the exons ATGCGCAGTTTCGTCCTCCGGCCTGAGCTGCACCGCCCCGCCTCTGGAGCATTTGGTGGCCAGGACTTGGCTTTTCACTACGTGGC GAATGGTGTCTCCTCTGACCACTACTTCAACCCTTTTTCCTTGAGGATTTTATTCCAGTCTTTTCTGGTTGTGTCTGGCTTGTACTCAGATTGCTGGGGCCTGTGGTTTTGCATTCCAGGCAG GTATTCTGGTCAGAAAAGTGTGGCAGAAGTGACCTCTATCTGGACTGCTGTGCAGGGGAGCAGTACTAGACAAAATTGGAAAG GGGCTGAAGCTCTTCTGTGCTATGAAGCGACATCTTCACTCTTCAGAGCTGTAGGTCTCCATAGGTGGCAATGGTTTCTGTTGAGGAGCATGGTGTGCAAACTGAATGAGGGCTGTGAGGAGACGCTGGTGTTCATCGAGGCAG GGACCAGAAAGGGAATCCTGGGTTTTAAAGGCTGCAGCCCAGCCTCATCTTACCCCCCGCAAGTCTCCTACCTGGTTTCGCCACCTGGATTGTCCATCGCCTCCTATAGCCGGGTCTGCCGGACCTATCTGTGCAATAACCTCACCAACATGAATGCTATATTGCACCTCAAGGCCAGGACTCCCAAGACTTTAAAATCTTCTTCCCACAGTTGCCCAACTTGTGTGGGCGAGCACTCTAAGAGCTGCCTCCCAAATTTTGTCTCCAGTGAGTCTTGCCCCAGAGACGCTACCAAGTGTTACAGTTCCACGGTGAAAGTCCAGGCAG GGTTTCTTAATACCACCTTCCTCCTCATGGGCTGTGCTCGTGAACATACCAGCGTTTTCGCCCATTTTCACCATATTGGGAGCATCAGAGTGACTGAGGTCATCAACATTGTAGAGAAGGCCCTGTTTACTGGTGCAGGGACCCCTTGTCGGAGTCCTTCTTGGGGTATCCTCTTAGGCCTCCTGTTTGCCTTCAAGGGCTGA
- the LYPD4 gene encoding ly6/PLAUR domain-containing protein 4 isoform X5 — protein sequence MGPQHLSPMQLLCLLGAISSLPWAEALLCYEATSSLFRAVGLHRWQWFLLRSMVCKLNEGCEETLVFIEAGTRKGILGFKGCSPASSYPPQVSYLVSPPGLSIASYSRVCRTYLCNNLTNMNAILHLKARTPKTLKSSSHSCPTCVGEHSKSCLPNFVSSESCPRDATKCYSSTVKVQAGFLNTTFLLMGCAREHTSVFAHFHHIGSIRVTEVINIVEKALFTGAGTPCRSPSWGILLGLLFAFKG from the exons ATGGGACCCCAGCATCTCAGCCCCATGCAACTGCTCTGTCTCCTGGGGGCCATTTCCTCTCTGCCTT GGGCTGAAGCTCTTCTGTGCTATGAAGCGACATCTTCACTCTTCAGAGCTGTAGGTCTCCATAGGTGGCAATGGTTTCTGTTGAGGAGCATGGTGTGCAAACTGAATGAGGGCTGTGAGGAGACGCTGGTGTTCATCGAGGCAG GGACCAGAAAGGGAATCCTGGGTTTTAAAGGCTGCAGCCCAGCCTCATCTTACCCCCCGCAAGTCTCCTACCTGGTTTCGCCACCTGGATTGTCCATCGCCTCCTATAGCCGGGTCTGCCGGACCTATCTGTGCAATAACCTCACCAACATGAATGCTATATTGCACCTCAAGGCCAGGACTCCCAAGACTTTAAAATCTTCTTCCCACAGTTGCCCAACTTGTGTGGGCGAGCACTCTAAGAGCTGCCTCCCAAATTTTGTCTCCAGTGAGTCTTGCCCCAGAGACGCTACCAAGTGTTACAGTTCCACGGTGAAAGTCCAGGCAG GGTTTCTTAATACCACCTTCCTCCTCATGGGCTGTGCTCGTGAACATACCAGCGTTTTCGCCCATTTTCACCATATTGGGAGCATCAGAGTGACTGAGGTCATCAACATTGTAGAGAAGGCCCTGTTTACTGGTGCAGGGACCCCTTGTCGGAGTCCTTCTTGGGGTATCCTCTTAGGCCTCCTGTTTGCCTTCAAGGGCTGA
- the LYPD4 gene encoding ly6/PLAUR domain-containing protein 4 isoform X6: MVCKLNEGCEETLVFIEAGTRKGILGFKGCSPASSYPPQVSYLVSPPGLSIASYSRVCRTYLCNNLTNMNAILHLKARTPKTLKSSSHSCPTCVGEHSKSCLPNFVSSESCPRDATKCYSSTVKVQAGFLNTTFLLMGCAREHTSVFAHFHHIGSIRVTEVINIVEKALFTGAGTPCRSPSWGILLGLLFAFKG, from the exons ATGGTGTGCAAACTGAATGAGGGCTGTGAGGAGACGCTGGTGTTCATCGAGGCAG GGACCAGAAAGGGAATCCTGGGTTTTAAAGGCTGCAGCCCAGCCTCATCTTACCCCCCGCAAGTCTCCTACCTGGTTTCGCCACCTGGATTGTCCATCGCCTCCTATAGCCGGGTCTGCCGGACCTATCTGTGCAATAACCTCACCAACATGAATGCTATATTGCACCTCAAGGCCAGGACTCCCAAGACTTTAAAATCTTCTTCCCACAGTTGCCCAACTTGTGTGGGCGAGCACTCTAAGAGCTGCCTCCCAAATTTTGTCTCCAGTGAGTCTTGCCCCAGAGACGCTACCAAGTGTTACAGTTCCACGGTGAAAGTCCAGGCAG GGTTTCTTAATACCACCTTCCTCCTCATGGGCTGTGCTCGTGAACATACCAGCGTTTTCGCCCATTTTCACCATATTGGGAGCATCAGAGTGACTGAGGTCATCAACATTGTAGAGAAGGCCCTGTTTACTGGTGCAGGGACCCCTTGTCGGAGTCCTTCTTGGGGTATCCTCTTAGGCCTCCTGTTTGCCTTCAAGGGCTGA
- the LYPD4 gene encoding ly6/PLAUR domain-containing protein 4 isoform X1 — protein sequence MRSFVLRPELHRPASGAFGGQDLAFHYVANGVSSDHYFNPFSLRILFQSFLVVSGLYSDCWGLWFCIPGRCVPCPLLGQTPLILCLPSFPLSMSHLFCWSWLLGLLQISGLRILCVRYSGQKSVAEVTSIWTAVQGSSTRQNWKGAEALLCYEATSSLFRAVGLHRWQWFLLRSMVCKLNEGCEETLVFIEAGTRKGILGFKGCSPASSYPPQVSYLVSPPGLSIASYSRVCRTYLCNNLTNMNAILHLKARTPKTLKSSSHSCPTCVGEHSKSCLPNFVSSESCPRDATKCYSSTVKVQAGFLNTTFLLMGCAREHTSVFAHFHHIGSIRVTEVINIVEKALFTGAGTPCRSPSWGILLGLLFAFKG from the exons ATGCGCAGTTTCGTCCTCCGGCCTGAGCTGCACCGCCCCGCCTCTGGAGCATTTGGTGGCCAGGACTTGGCTTTTCACTACGTGGC GAATGGTGTCTCCTCTGACCACTACTTCAACCCTTTTTCCTTGAGGATTTTATTCCAGTCTTTTCTGGTTGTGTCTGGCTTGTACTCAGATTGCTGGGGCCTGTGGTTTTGCATTCCAGGCAGGTGTGTGCCCTGTCCCCTGCTCGGTCAAACTCCTTTGATCCTTTGTCTGCCTTCATTCCCCCTTTCCATGTCCCATCTTTTCTGCTGGTCTTGGCTTCTTGGTTTGCTGCAGATTTCTGGGTTACGCATCCTTTGTGTCAGGTATTCTGGTCAGAAAAGTGTGGCAGAAGTGACCTCTATCTGGACTGCTGTGCAGGGGAGCAGTACTAGACAAAATTGGAAAG GGGCTGAAGCTCTTCTGTGCTATGAAGCGACATCTTCACTCTTCAGAGCTGTAGGTCTCCATAGGTGGCAATGGTTTCTGTTGAGGAGCATGGTGTGCAAACTGAATGAGGGCTGTGAGGAGACGCTGGTGTTCATCGAGGCAG GGACCAGAAAGGGAATCCTGGGTTTTAAAGGCTGCAGCCCAGCCTCATCTTACCCCCCGCAAGTCTCCTACCTGGTTTCGCCACCTGGATTGTCCATCGCCTCCTATAGCCGGGTCTGCCGGACCTATCTGTGCAATAACCTCACCAACATGAATGCTATATTGCACCTCAAGGCCAGGACTCCCAAGACTTTAAAATCTTCTTCCCACAGTTGCCCAACTTGTGTGGGCGAGCACTCTAAGAGCTGCCTCCCAAATTTTGTCTCCAGTGAGTCTTGCCCCAGAGACGCTACCAAGTGTTACAGTTCCACGGTGAAAGTCCAGGCAG GGTTTCTTAATACCACCTTCCTCCTCATGGGCTGTGCTCGTGAACATACCAGCGTTTTCGCCCATTTTCACCATATTGGGAGCATCAGAGTGACTGAGGTCATCAACATTGTAGAGAAGGCCCTGTTTACTGGTGCAGGGACCCCTTGTCGGAGTCCTTCTTGGGGTATCCTCTTAGGCCTCCTGTTTGCCTTCAAGGGCTGA
- the LYPD4 gene encoding ly6/PLAUR domain-containing protein 4 isoform X4 encodes MSHLFCWSWLLGLLQISGLRILCVRYSGQKSVAEVTSIWTAVQGSSTRQNWKGAEALLCYEATSSLFRAVGLHRWQWFLLRSMVCKLNEGCEETLVFIEAGTRKGILGFKGCSPASSYPPQVSYLVSPPGLSIASYSRVCRTYLCNNLTNMNAILHLKARTPKTLKSSSHSCPTCVGEHSKSCLPNFVSSESCPRDATKCYSSTVKVQAGFLNTTFLLMGCAREHTSVFAHFHHIGSIRVTEVINIVEKALFTGAGTPCRSPSWGILLGLLFAFKG; translated from the exons ATGTCCCATCTTTTCTGCTGGTCTTGGCTTCTTGGTTTGCTGCAGATTTCTGGGTTACGCATCCTTTGTGTCAGGTATTCTGGTCAGAAAAGTGTGGCAGAAGTGACCTCTATCTGGACTGCTGTGCAGGGGAGCAGTACTAGACAAAATTGGAAAG GGGCTGAAGCTCTTCTGTGCTATGAAGCGACATCTTCACTCTTCAGAGCTGTAGGTCTCCATAGGTGGCAATGGTTTCTGTTGAGGAGCATGGTGTGCAAACTGAATGAGGGCTGTGAGGAGACGCTGGTGTTCATCGAGGCAG GGACCAGAAAGGGAATCCTGGGTTTTAAAGGCTGCAGCCCAGCCTCATCTTACCCCCCGCAAGTCTCCTACCTGGTTTCGCCACCTGGATTGTCCATCGCCTCCTATAGCCGGGTCTGCCGGACCTATCTGTGCAATAACCTCACCAACATGAATGCTATATTGCACCTCAAGGCCAGGACTCCCAAGACTTTAAAATCTTCTTCCCACAGTTGCCCAACTTGTGTGGGCGAGCACTCTAAGAGCTGCCTCCCAAATTTTGTCTCCAGTGAGTCTTGCCCCAGAGACGCTACCAAGTGTTACAGTTCCACGGTGAAAGTCCAGGCAG GGTTTCTTAATACCACCTTCCTCCTCATGGGCTGTGCTCGTGAACATACCAGCGTTTTCGCCCATTTTCACCATATTGGGAGCATCAGAGTGACTGAGGTCATCAACATTGTAGAGAAGGCCCTGTTTACTGGTGCAGGGACCCCTTGTCGGAGTCCTTCTTGGGGTATCCTCTTAGGCCTCCTGTTTGCCTTCAAGGGCTGA
- the LYPD4 gene encoding ly6/PLAUR domain-containing protein 4 precursor (The RefSeq protein has 1 substitution compared to this genomic sequence), translating into MGPQHLSPMQLLCLLGAISSLPWAEALLCYEATSSLFRAVGLHRWQWFLLRSMVCKLNEGCEETLVFIEAGTRKGILGFKGCSPASSYPPQVSYLVSPPGLSIASYSRVCRTYLCNNLTNMNAILHLKARTPKTLKSSSHSCPTCVGEHSKSCLPNFVSSESCPRDATKCYSSTVKFQAGFLNTTFLLMGCAREHTSVFAHFHHIGSIRVTEVINIVEKALFTGAGTPCRSPSWGILLGLLFAFKG; encoded by the exons ATGGGACCCCAGCATCTCAGCCCCATGCAACTGCTCTGTCTCCTGGGGGCCATTTCCTCTCTGCCTT GGGCTGAAGCTCTTCTGTGCTATGAAGCGACATCTTCACTCTTCAGAGCTGTAGGTCTCCATAGGTGGCAATGGTTTCTGTTGAGGAGCATGGTGTGCAAACTGAATGAGGGCTGTGAGGAGACGCTGGTGTTCATCGAGGCAG GGACCAGAAAGGGAATCCTGGGTTTTAAAGGCTGCAGCCCAGCCTCATCTTACCCCCCGCAAGTCTCCTACCTGGTTTCGCCACCTGGATTGTCCATCGCCTCCTATAGCCGGGTCTGCCGGACCTATCTGTGCAATAACCTCACCAACATGAATGCTATATTGCACCTCAAGGCCAGGACTCCCAAGACTTTAAAATCTTCTTCCCACAGTTGCCCAACTTGTGTGGGCGAGCACTCTAAGAGCTGCCTCCCAAATTTTGTCTCCAGTGAGTCTTGCCCCAGAGACGCTACCAAGTGTTACAGTTCCACGGTGAAAGTCCAGGCAG GGTTTCTTAATACCACCTTCCTCCTCATGGGCTGTGCTCGTGAACATACCAGCGTTTTCGCCCATTTTCACCATATTGGGAGCATCAGAGTGACTGAGGTCATCAACATTGTAGAGAAGGCCCTGTTTACTGGTGCAGGGACCCCTTGTCGGAGTCCTTCTTGGGGTATCCTCTTAGGCCTCCTGTTTGCCTTCAAGGGCTGA
- the LYPD4 gene encoding ly6/PLAUR domain-containing protein 4 isoform X3 has product MRSFVLRPELHRPASGAFGGQDLAFHYVANGVSSDHYFNPFSLRILFQSFLVVSGLYSDCWGLWFCIPGRCVPCPLLGQTPLILCLPSFPLSMSHLFCWSWLLGLLQISGLRILCVRYSGQKSVAEVTSIWTAVQGSSTRQNWKGTRKGILGFKGCSPASSYPPQVSYLVSPPGLSIASYSRVCRTYLCNNLTNMNAILHLKARTPKTLKSSSHSCPTCVGEHSKSCLPNFVSSESCPRDATKCYSSTVKVQAGFLNTTFLLMGCAREHTSVFAHFHHIGSIRVTEVINIVEKALFTGAGTPCRSPSWGILLGLLFAFKG; this is encoded by the exons ATGCGCAGTTTCGTCCTCCGGCCTGAGCTGCACCGCCCCGCCTCTGGAGCATTTGGTGGCCAGGACTTGGCTTTTCACTACGTGGC GAATGGTGTCTCCTCTGACCACTACTTCAACCCTTTTTCCTTGAGGATTTTATTCCAGTCTTTTCTGGTTGTGTCTGGCTTGTACTCAGATTGCTGGGGCCTGTGGTTTTGCATTCCAGGCAGGTGTGTGCCCTGTCCCCTGCTCGGTCAAACTCCTTTGATCCTTTGTCTGCCTTCATTCCCCCTTTCCATGTCCCATCTTTTCTGCTGGTCTTGGCTTCTTGGTTTGCTGCAGATTTCTGGGTTACGCATCCTTTGTGTCAGGTATTCTGGTCAGAAAAGTGTGGCAGAAGTGACCTCTATCTGGACTGCTGTGCAGGGGAGCAGTACTAGACAAAATTGGAAAG GGACCAGAAAGGGAATCCTGGGTTTTAAAGGCTGCAGCCCAGCCTCATCTTACCCCCCGCAAGTCTCCTACCTGGTTTCGCCACCTGGATTGTCCATCGCCTCCTATAGCCGGGTCTGCCGGACCTATCTGTGCAATAACCTCACCAACATGAATGCTATATTGCACCTCAAGGCCAGGACTCCCAAGACTTTAAAATCTTCTTCCCACAGTTGCCCAACTTGTGTGGGCGAGCACTCTAAGAGCTGCCTCCCAAATTTTGTCTCCAGTGAGTCTTGCCCCAGAGACGCTACCAAGTGTTACAGTTCCACGGTGAAAGTCCAGGCAG GGTTTCTTAATACCACCTTCCTCCTCATGGGCTGTGCTCGTGAACATACCAGCGTTTTCGCCCATTTTCACCATATTGGGAGCATCAGAGTGACTGAGGTCATCAACATTGTAGAGAAGGCCCTGTTTACTGGTGCAGGGACCCCTTGTCGGAGTCCTTCTTGGGGTATCCTCTTAGGCCTCCTGTTTGCCTTCAAGGGCTGA